A single genomic interval of Anopheles marshallii chromosome 2, idAnoMarsDA_429_01, whole genome shotgun sequence harbors:
- the LOC128718090 gene encoding uncharacterized protein LOC128718090, with product MYTGVKTTNVGEVLPNDEQLGRRNCRWRELVQKYEDTAEPQSDHSMDIETAMVMLDQAMSDESSVSDVVEASSEEQSTEETPEEIKRQLKETIPLRKQGWEANGLKEILEDNEFRMLSHEKVENWLRNHMHSITGHYNVHYQTEQVTTVTETKMDADADSLYSVDTAQYIRSNKQISNKLKVTTMIKQYSVTSSVRRFSSLNLIQDKPNPNEDTTLPLPRALTKSDSACDVKKPLPLHNCSPRQTIAADKHHSRAVVPSCEPPTDRRNRRKVFKKTNPRKRPITSGDRPLGSSPTSAKQHRYDPEQVYAKALEQCARMKKTKPISQRKVSKRFANRMQNSLSSCFSESDSDEVFFVPARERPPISSRVKPIAQSTEQPMVVTPPEKNLTPSKTSPTEREIVEPFESITLSVSKRQRAQPAGPVTAAPCLSEPAKKRVSIKWDGCYHEHGLIIYRPKMIHPDVPTTDRIDLRMEDLTLTSVTKQRHLDKFREFNCRIHPNSTVCFYPSDSSDTAEEKNNASAKDGTATDNSYDDDDPILTFRPHKTKRLNVVEIPHRRPIT from the exons GTACTTCCGAACGATGAACAGTTGGGGCGGCGTAACTGCCGTTGGAGAGAGCTCGTACAG AAATATGAAGACACTGCCGAACCCCAATCAGATCATAGCATGGACATCGAAACGGCCATGGTCATGCTCGATCAGGCAATGAGCGATGAAAGTTCGGTCAGCGATGTGGTTGAGGCTTCATCCGAAGAGCAAAGCACGGAAGAAACCCCGGAAGAGATTAAGCGACAACTCAAAGAAACTATTCCATTGCGCAAGCAAGGGTGGGAAGCGAACGGATTGAAAGAAATTCTGGAGGATAACGAGTTTCGCATGCTAAGCCACGAGAAGGTAGAGAACTGGCTGCGAAATCACATGCACAGCATCACCGGCCACTACAACGTTCACTACCAAACGGAGCAGGTTACAACGGTAACGGAAACGAAAATGGATGCTGACGCAGATTCACTCTATTCCGTTGATACGGCCCAATATATCCGTTCGAACAAACAGATTAGTAATAAGCTCAAAGTGACAACCATGATCAAACAGTACTCGGTAACGAGTTCCGTGCGCCGTTTTAGCAGCCTAAACCTCATACAAGATAAACCAAATCCCAATGAGGATACCACACTTCCACTGCCCCGAGCCCTTACCAAATCGGACAGTGCGTGCGATGTTAAGAAGCCTTTACCGTTGCATAACTGTTCTCCAAGGCAAACGATCGCTGCTGATAAACACCACAGTCGAGCGGTTGTGCCGTCCTGCGAACCACCAACGGACCGTCGCAACAGACgtaaagtgtttaaaaaaactaatcCCCGTAAGAGACCGATAACGTCGGGTGATCGTCCACTCGGTTCTAGTCCAACCTCGGCAAAGCAGCACCGGTACGATCCGGAACAAGTGTACGCTAAAGCATTAGAGCAGTGCGCACGGATGAAGAAAACTAAACCAATCTCGCAACGAAAGGTGTCGAAACGATTCGCCAACCGGATGCAAAACTCTTTGTCCTCATGCTTTTCAGAAAGTGACAGTGATGAAGTGTTTTTTGTACCAGCCCGCGAACGACCACCGATCAGTTCGCGCGTGAAACCTATCGCTCAAAGCACAGAGCAGCCAATGGTTGTGACACCACCGGAAAAAAATCTTACCCCCAGCAAAACTTCTCCAACAGAACGCGAGATTGTGGAACCGTTCGAGTCGATCACGCTTAGTGTTTCCAAACGACAGCGAGCACAACCAGCCGGTCCGGTTACTGCAGCGCCATGTCTATCGGAACCGGCGAAGAAACGCGTCAGCATAAAATGGGACGGTTGCTACCACGAGCATGGGCTGATAATCTATCGGCCGAAAATGATTCACCCAGATGTGCCCACCACCGATCGGATCGATCTGCGCATGGAAGACCTCACCCTGACGAGCGTCACGAAGCAGCGTCATTTAGACAAGTTTCGCGAGTTTAACTGCCGCATCCACCCAAACTCTACCGTTTGCTTCTATCCGAGCGATTCGTCCGACACTGCCGAGGAGAAAAATAACGCGTCAGCAAAGGACGGTACGGCGACGGATAACTCatacgacgatgatgatccCATACTCACATTCCGTCCGCACAAAACCAAGCGATTGAATGTTGTAGAGATTCCCCACCGGCGGCCTATTACCTGA
- the LOC128710487 gene encoding retinaldehyde-binding protein 1-like yields MKNTKAITKADEYRFKLSDELLLIAKEELRETQAARDHALQMLREWAEKNPRIVKIRMDANFFLKFLRAKKFQIPVVQENIERYVLLKNAFEGAFKKLDCRLPKMAKLIDDGYMFALPERDREGRRVIFYRPGVFDLREYTNADMLKIHGICYETLMADEENQIRGFIHAGVGTGIGLPYLTLFTIKEAVRIAKNGEKILPMRHREMYGCNINPAMKMAVDFGMSLISQKLRERIRLYTDIKDIELEKRLLPKEYGGEMPMAEMIRLWKQELEAYRSRLLADDEMSVNLSMYSDAAKEGSVGALKQPLNGCTGASDNSTYGLAGSFRKLEVD; encoded by the exons ATGAAGAACACGAAAGCCATCACGAAAGCGGACGAGTACCGGTTCAAACTCTCGGACGAGCTGCTACTGATCGCCAAGGAGGAACTCCGCGAAACGCAAGCCGCACGGGACCATGCGTTGCAGATGTTGCGCGAATGGGCTGAAAAGAATCCTCGCATCGTTAAGATCCGGATGG aCGCAAACTTTTTCCTAAAGTTTCTGCgcgccaaaaagtttcagattCCGGTGGTACAGGAAAATATCGAGCGGTATGTGCTGCTGAAGAATGCGTTCGAGGGTGCGTTTAAAAAGCTTGACTGCCGACTGCCCAAAATGGCCAAGTTAATCGATGACGG GTACATGTTTGCACTGCCTGAACGCGACCGTGAGGGTCGGCGTGTGATTTTTTACCGCCCGGGTGTGTTCGATCTGCGCGAGTATACTAATGCGGACATGCTGAAGATTCACGGCATCTGCTACGAAACGCTGATGGCTGATGAGGAGAATCAGATAAGGGGTTTCATACATGCGGGCGTTGGTACCGGTATTGGATTGCCGTACCTAACGCTGTTCACAATCAAGGAAGCGGTAAGGATCGCAAAAAATGGCGAAAAGATCCTGCCGATGCGGCATCGCGAGATGTACGGGTGCAACATCAACCCGGCAATGAAGATGGCGGTCGACTTCGGCATGTCGTTGATATCGCAGAAGCTGCGTGAACGCATACGGCTGTACACGGACATTAAAGACATCGAGCTGGAGAAACGCCTGCTGCCGAAGGAGTACGGCGGTGAGATGCCGATGGCGGAGATGATCCGGTTGTGGAAGCAGGAGCTCGAAGCGTACCGTTCTCGGCTGCTGGCGGACGACGAGATGTCGGTAAACCTGAGCATGTACTCGGACGCGGCAAAGGAAGGTTCGGTCGGTGCGCTAAAGCAGCCACTGAACGGGTGCACCGGAGCAAGCGATAATTCGACGTACGGGTTGGCCGGCAGTTTCCGAAAGCTGGAAGTGGATTGA